The DNA window TCGGGCACCACGGTGTCCGAATGGGTGAGGAAGAAGTAGTGATTCGCCTCGCGTACGCCCACGACGCGCGCCGTGGGCAGTGCCTGGGTGAGCCGCTTCTGCTCCGCCGCACCGAAGGTTTGAAGCTTGCGCAGCACCTTGGAGATCTGCTCCTGCTCGCTCGGCGTCATCGCCTTCGTCCACGGGAACACGACGTCGACGGCCTCCTCGACCACGTAGTACGCCAGCACCGGGGCCATCACGGAGGCGTAGTCCGGTGTCGCGTTGCCCTGGGCCAAGCGTTCATAGACGAAGCCCGGCGTGACATCCGCCGTCCACTGTCCCCTCGCGTCGAAGACGTTGCCCGTCCTCACCTCTGCTTCGGGAATCTCGAAGCCGTGCATGCGCGACTGCCACGCGGTGAACGCCTGGGGTGATGAGCGCTCCTCGTCACTGGGACCCGACGGTGTCGGCGCCCCCTCCACGAGTGCATCCATCCGCGTGTGGTCATACGCGGCCTCCAGGTAGACGAGCTTGTGGACGCGCTGGGGATGCAGGGCCGCGAAGGCCGTCAGCTCATCCCCCGCGAGCGAGTGGCCCACGAGCGAGACCTTGTCGAGCTTCAGCTCATCCAGCGCCCGTCGCACATCCTCCACCCGTGTCTTCACGTCATAGCCGGACTCCGGCTTGCTCGACTTGCCGAAGCCGCGCCGAGTGAGCGCCACGACGCGGAACTCCCGGGTGAGCAGCGGCGCGAAGTCATCGAAGATGTGCGCGGTGTTTCCCTGCCCCGCGAGCAGGACCACGACGGGGCCCGTGCCGCCCCAGTCGAGATACTCCAGCGAGACACCCGGCTCGACGGTGACGGCGCCCTCTCGATGCGGCGACGGGTCTGTCCACGGCGCGTCCGCACGGACACCGCCCTTGGAAGCGCAGGCCAGGAAGGACAGACATGCCACGAGAAGGACCGCACCACCCCACCGCTGGTTCGCGCTCATTCCTCCCCTGATAGTCCGAAGCGCGCCCGCGCGTCACCTGCCCCACGGGTCGCGAGAGCCTCAGCGCCGAGAGTCCTTGCGCGCCTGGGTCCGACGGTTGCGAGCCACCACATGGGAGTTGCGGCGCACCGCGCCGAAGCTCTGCTGCTTGCGCGCACCTCCCTTGCGACGCTGGGCCTTCATGCCCCGCTGAGATGCCGTCGCCGTCTTCCCCGCCGTCCGTGTCCTGCGCACGGGCTTGCGGCCCACGGCGGCTCGTTGGGTGCGCACCGCCCTGCGAGGCTTCGCCATCTTGCGCTTGGCGAGCGCCGCGGCCCGGGCCTCCTGTCGCTCGAGCAGGGCCAGCCGCTTCTCGAAGCGGGACAGCGCCTGCTGGAAGTACAGCGCCTTGCGCAGCGTGTTCGCGTTGCCCTCCGCTCGACGGGAGCGGGTCGGCGTGCGCTTGCGCAGGGCCTCACGCCGCTGGCGCCGCGCCGTGTCCTGGTACTTCCGCATCAACTTGCGCGAGCGCAGGATGCGGGCACGCAGCTCCCGCGAGGACAGCTCCGTCAGGTTACGAGGCGAGCTGGACAACACGAGCCGTGCTTCGGGCTCCGTCAGCAGGGACATCTTCTTCGAGGGACTCGTCGGCAAGGGGCTTGCTCCTTCAAGACACCGTGGACTTCCTCGCGGAACGTCCGCACATGTCCCCCAGGGAGCAACCTGCACCCTGGGGCGATTGAGCAGCCCCTCCGCGCGTCACTCGAACACGGACAGCTCCGAGAGCGCGTAGACAGGGAGCGTCCGGCTCGTGTCCTGCGAGCGCACCCGCAACCGGATGTGGCGAACGACGACGTCACCCGCGAGCGGCATGTCGAAGAAGCGCGCCTGGCGGATGACATCCAGGGGCGAGTCCCCATAGGGGCTGTCCGCCTCGGTCCCCTCGAGGGCGATGTTGATGACCTGACCGAAGGGAGAGGCGGGGTCGAAGTTCTGATGGAGCACGTCCGCGAGCGGCGCCCAGGTGATGCCATCCATGCTGCCTTCCATCAAGACGTGCATGGCGGGGTCGTAGCCGGTCACGACCTCCAGGTTCCGGAGGACGATGCGCCGCGGGCGCACGGACGTCTCCCAGGAGAGCACCACCTCCTCCACGCCAGAGCCCCGCGACTCCGGCTTCGTCTGCACGATGCGCAGCGAGCCATCCGTGTACGCGCACGGCGCATCGACCGGCGAGGGGTAGCACGTCGCGCCTCGGCTGACCGGGCGCACGGTGCCGGAAGGGACACGCTCGCGAGGCCCCCGCCACTCCACGCGGAAGGACACGCTGCTGTTGCTGCCACCCAGCGGCTCGAAGAACCACGTCCCCATGGTGACGGAGCGAACCTGGGCCTCCACGCCCGGAAAGTCTTCCAGTTGATAGGGATTGGGCTGCCAGGGCGAGGCGGGGTCGTGCGCCTCCCAGACCAGGCCCTCCGGCCCGAGGAGCTGCACCACCGGAACGGGAACGAGGGGGGCGATGTCCTGGAACTCCGTCCCATTCGGGAGGACGACCTGGGGCAGCTTCGCGGAGAAGGGCTGCGTGAGCGGAGGAGGCGCCTTGGCGAAGCTCAGGGCTGGGCCTTCCTGTCCCTGTGACACCACCAGCCGGGTCTCCCAGGGCCGCAGCGGCGGAAGCTCCACGTCGTCGTCGAAGCGGAACGACGTGAAGACCCCATGGCCCTGCTCCAGGGGCATGGCGACGCGGAAGCGGGCCTCGGTGAAGCCTCGGGTGTCGTCATGGGCGGCTTCGCCCGCGAGGACCTCCAGCACGTAGTCCCCGCGGTTGTCGCTTTGAAACTCCCGGAAGGGAGTGAACGGCTCGGGCGTGGACGGAGGTCCGTAGGGGTCGAAGGTGTACGGCCTGTGCTCCAGCGTCACCGGCGCGTGGGCGGATGGCGAGCCATCCAGGTGTTGCAGGGTGCCGTAGACGAAGACGGGGTCCTCCGGCATGCGTTCGCAACCGGTGCACAGCAGCGCGAGGAGGGCCAGGGAATGAGTCAGTCCGCGCATGTCAGTAGGTCCCCTTCAGGCCGAACAGAGGGAGGATGACGGGGATGTTCGTGGGCTTCCGCTCGGCGGCGCCGGTGTTGAAGCTGAAGCCATACTCGTACGCCACCACTTCCTTCTGGGCCGACACGTTGAGGACGTCCAGGTAGGCGTCGAGCGTGAAGTCCTCCATGGCCCACGACTTCGCGACGCGCAGGTCCACGCGGAAGAAGGCATCCAGCCGCTCGGCCTTGTCCCGGTCCTGCCGCACCCATTGCTGCTCTCCATCGGGCGTGGTGACGAGCCGCTGGGTGAGGCTGGTGATTTCCCCCGCCTC is part of the Myxococcus landrumus genome and encodes:
- a CDS encoding alpha/beta fold hydrolase — protein: MSANQRWGGAVLLVACLSFLACASKGGVRADAPWTDPSPHREGAVTVEPGVSLEYLDWGGTGPVVVLLAGQGNTAHIFDDFAPLLTREFRVVALTRRGFGKSSKPESGYDVKTRVEDVRRALDELKLDKVSLVGHSLAGDELTAFAALHPQRVHKLVYLEAAYDHTRMDALVEGAPTPSGPSDEERSSPQAFTAWQSRMHGFEIPEAEVRTGNVFDARGQWTADVTPGFVYERLAQGNATPDYASVMAPVLAYYVVEEAVDVVFPWTKAMTPSEQEQISKVLRKLQTFGAAEQKRLTQALPTARVVGVREANHYFFLTHSDTVVPELSAFLRAP